The proteins below come from a single Miscanthus floridulus cultivar M001 chromosome 1, ASM1932011v1, whole genome shotgun sequence genomic window:
- the LOC136466244 gene encoding COBRA-like protein 3 has protein sequence MAAGGRSVACCAAVLLAAALLLSAPTTTEAYDSLDPNGNITIKWDIMQWTPDGYVAVVTMYNYQQFRHIGAPGWQLGWTWAKKEVIWSMVGAQTTEQGDCSKFKGNTPHCCKKEPTIVDLLPGTPYNMQIANCCKAGVINTFNQDPANAVSSFQISVGLAGTTNKTVKVPKNFTLKTPGPGYTCGRAIVGRPTKFWSADGRRVTQAPMTWNVTCTYSQFLAQKTPSCCVSLSSFYNDTIVNCPTCSCGCQNPSGSNCVNEVSPNLQAAIDGPGKWTGQPLVQCTSHMCPIRIHWHVKLNYKEYWRVKITITNFNFRMNYTQWNLVAQHPNFDNITQLFSFNYKPLTPYGGGINDTAMFWGVKFYNDLLMQAGKLGNVQSELLLRKDSRTFTFEKGWAFPRRVYFNGDNCVMPSPENYPWLPNASPLTKQPLTLPLLVFWVALAALLAYA, from the exons AGGCTTATGATTCGCTGGATCCAAACGGCAACATCACTATAAAATGGGATATTATGCAGTGGACTCCTGATGGATACGTC GCTGTTGTCACAATGTATAATTATCAACAATTTCGGCACATCGGCGCACCTGGTTGGCAGCTTGGGTGGACATGGGCAAAGAAGGAGGTTATATGGTCAATGGTTGGGGCTCAGACCACTGAACAGGGTGACTGCTCAAAGTTCAAGGGCAACACCCCCCACTGCTGCAAGAAAGAACCAACAATTGTCGATTTGCTTCCAGGCACTCCATACAACATGCAAATTGCCAATTGCTGCAAGGCAGGAGTTATAAATACCTTTAACCAGGACCCAGCAAATGCTGTTTCCTCCTTCCAGATCAGTGTTGGTCTTGCTGGAACTACCAATAAAACTGTTAAGGTGCCAAAGAACTTCACTCTTAAGACTCCAGGCCCTGGGTACACATGTGGGCGTGCCATTGTTGGCAGGCCGACGAAGTTTTGGAGCGCGGATGGGCGCAGGGTAACCCAAGCTCCAA TGACATGGAATGTGACCTGCACATattcccaatttcttgctcagAAGACTCCATCCTGCTGTGTATCTCTCTCATCGTTTTATAATGACACAATCGTGAACTGCCCAACATGCTCATGTGGCTGCCAGAACCCAAGTGGGTCAAACTGTGTGAA TGAGGTTTCACCTAATCTACAAGCTGCAATTGATGGTCCTGGCAAATGGACTGGCCAACCTCTTGTACAATGCACTTCACACATGTGCCCGATAAGAATCCACTGGCATGTGAAGCTCAACTACAAGGAATACTGGAGAGTGAAAATCACTATCACAAACTTCAACTTCCGCATGAATTACACGCAGTGGAACTTAGTTGCTCAGCATCCAAACTTTGATAATATCACTCAGTTGTTCAGCTTCAACTACAAACCACTTACTCCATATGGGGGTGGCATAA ATGATACGGCAATGTTCTGGGGTGTAAAATTCTACAATGATTTGCTGATGCAAGCCGGCAAACTTGGAAATGTGCAATCAGAACTGCTTCTCCGCAAGGACTCCCGGACTTTCACCTTCGAAAAGGGATGGGCCTTCCCACGCCGGGTGTACTTCAATGGTGATAATTGTGTCATGCCATCTCCTGAAAATTATCCATGGCTGCCGAATGCAAGCCCTCTAACAAAACAACCATTGACACTCCCACTCTTGGTATTCTGGGTTGCCTTGGCTGCTCTGTTGGCTTATGCATGA